From Spinacia oleracea cultivar Varoflay unplaced genomic scaffold, BTI_SOV_V1 SOVchr0_001, whole genome shotgun sequence, one genomic window encodes:
- the LOC110775896 gene encoding uncharacterized protein isoform X1: MRHPLAAPPLSTARTSRRCFPVRSAPFFLPLVLSISFSSSLLPAQVSHHHHQRTPPPLRHPPHRAISRRPPCCCASLPAGQHFSPSFFCFLKKLIHRKMWMRLETCGSSICSSKKRMKKTKLMDSDPPPRITTNVQQNLQFLKLWKEFQKSKSCTPKPATSYRRKKVEKEDLPPDAELYKDPTLSLYYTSQVVDSAVPVLLVDGYNVCGYWVKLKKYFMGGRLDVARQKLVDELVQFSLVREVKVVAVFDAMLSGLPTHKETFAGVDIVFSGDSCADSWIEKEVVALREDGCPKVWVVTSDHAQQHAAHGAGAFVWSSKALVTENWQQVGQTGTWRLARNARTSACQTDSIDLDKKIKIKASKKEMEKMLQEQRSTSMQGKLLKHNLDIEVVDALKDLKMKLSQNG, translated from the exons ATGCGCCACCCCCTTGCCGCGCCACCGCTGTCCACCGCCCGCACTAGCCGTCGTTGTTTCCCAGTCAGGTCGGCACCCTTCTTCCTCCCTCTCGTTCTTTCCATCTCTTTTTCCTCCTCTTTACTCCCTGCGCAAgtcagccaccaccaccaccagcgcACGCCACCACCTCTGCGCCACCCGCCACACCGTGCCATCAGCCGTCGACCGCCCTGCTGCTGCGCCTCCCTGCCCGCCGGCCAGCACTTCTCCCCCTCttttttttg TTTTTTGAAGAAACTTATTCATCGGAAAATGTGGATGAGGTTAGAAACCTGCGGGTCGAGTATTTGCTCAAGCAAGAAGCGGATGAAGAAAACAAAGTTGATG GACTCTGACCCACCTCCAAGGATCACAACAAATGTTCAGCAGAATTTGCAATTTTTGAAGTTGTGGAAG GAATTCCAGAAAAGCAAATCCTGCACACCTAAGCCAGCTACTAGCTATCGTCGGAAGAAGGTGGAGAAGGAGGACCTTCCCCCAGATGCAGAGCTTTATAAGGATCCAACCTTGTCACTCTATTA TACAAGTCAGGTTGTTGATAGTGCTGTACCTGTCTTGCTTGTTGATGGTTATAATGTTTGTGGCTACTGGGTGAAACTAAAGAAGTATTTCATGGGTGGACGACTTGATGTAGCTCGGCAAAAGCTAGTTGATGAACTTGTCCAGTTCAGCTTGGTAAGAG AAGTTAAGGTGGTGGCTGTATTTGATGCTATGCTGTCTGGACTACCTACCCACAAGGAAACTTTTGCTGG GGTGGACATAGTTTTCTCTGGGGATTCGTGTGCTGATTCATGGATAGAAAAAGAG GTTGTTGCGTTGAGGGAAGATGGCTGTCCAAAGGTTTGGGTAGTGACATCTGATCATGCCCAACAACATGCAGCTCATGGAGCG GGAGCATTTGTTTGGAGCAGCAAAGCACTGGTTACTGAG AATTGGCAGCAAGTGGGACAAACGGGAACCTGGCGGCTGGCGCGCAACGCCAGAACCAGCGCGTGTCAAACAGATTCCATAGATCTTGACAAGAAGATCAAG ATTAAGGCTTCAAAGAAGGAGATGGAGAAAATGCTTCAAGAGCAAAG ATCGACTTCCATGCAAGGGAAATTGCTAAAACACAACCTGGACATAGAGGTTGTAGATGCTTTGAAGGACCTTAAGATGAAGTTGTCCCAGAATGGATAA
- the LOC110775896 gene encoding uncharacterized protein isoform X7 — protein sequence MWMRLETCGSSICSSKKRMKKTKLMDSDPPPRITTNVQQNLQFLKLWKEFQKSKSCTPKPATSYRRKKVEKEDLPPDAELYKDPTLSLYYTSQVVDSAVPVLLVDGYNVCGYWVKLKKYFMGGRLDVARQKLVDELVQFSLVREVKVVAVFDAMLSGLPTHKETFAGVDIVFSGDSCADSWIEKEVVALREDGCPKVWVVTSDHAQQHAAHGAGAFVWSSKALVTENWQQVGQTGTWRLARNARTSACQTDSIDLDKKIKIKASKKEMEKMLQEQRSTSMQGKLLKHNLDIEVVDALKDLKMKLSQNG from the exons ATGTGGATGAGGTTAGAAACCTGCGGGTCGAGTATTTGCTCAAGCAAGAAGCGGATGAAGAAAACAAAGTTGATG GACTCTGACCCACCTCCAAGGATCACAACAAATGTTCAGCAGAATTTGCAATTTTTGAAGTTGTGGAAG GAATTCCAGAAAAGCAAATCCTGCACACCTAAGCCAGCTACTAGCTATCGTCGGAAGAAGGTGGAGAAGGAGGACCTTCCCCCAGATGCAGAGCTTTATAAGGATCCAACCTTGTCACTCTATTA TACAAGTCAGGTTGTTGATAGTGCTGTACCTGTCTTGCTTGTTGATGGTTATAATGTTTGTGGCTACTGGGTGAAACTAAAGAAGTATTTCATGGGTGGACGACTTGATGTAGCTCGGCAAAAGCTAGTTGATGAACTTGTCCAGTTCAGCTTGGTAAGAG AAGTTAAGGTGGTGGCTGTATTTGATGCTATGCTGTCTGGACTACCTACCCACAAGGAAACTTTTGCTGG GGTGGACATAGTTTTCTCTGGGGATTCGTGTGCTGATTCATGGATAGAAAAAGAG GTTGTTGCGTTGAGGGAAGATGGCTGTCCAAAGGTTTGGGTAGTGACATCTGATCATGCCCAACAACATGCAGCTCATGGAGCG GGAGCATTTGTTTGGAGCAGCAAAGCACTGGTTACTGAG AATTGGCAGCAAGTGGGACAAACGGGAACCTGGCGGCTGGCGCGCAACGCCAGAACCAGCGCGTGTCAAACAGATTCCATAGATCTTGACAAGAAGATCAAG ATTAAGGCTTCAAAGAAGGAGATGGAGAAAATGCTTCAAGAGCAAAG ATCGACTTCCATGCAAGGGAAATTGCTAAAACACAACCTGGACATAGAGGTTGTAGATGCTTTGAAGGACCTTAAGATGAAGTTGTCCCAGAATGGATAA
- the LOC110775896 gene encoding uncharacterized protein isoform X4 yields MILMHIYTWILNARFRIFLKLANVKCLLHYCFLKKLIHRKMWMRLETCGSSICSSKKRMKKTKLMDSDPPPRITTNVQQNLQFLKLWKEFQKSKSCTPKPATSYRRKKVEKEDLPPDAELYKDPTLSLYYTSQVVDSAVPVLLVDGYNVCGYWVKLKKYFMGGRLDVARQKLVDELVQFSLVREVKVVAVFDAMLSGLPTHKETFAGVDIVFSGDSCADSWIEKEVVALREDGCPKVWVVTSDHAQQHAAHGAGAFVWSSKALVTENWQQVGQTGTWRLARNARTSACQTDSIDLDKKIKIKASKKEMEKMLQEQRSTSMQGKLLKHNLDIEVVDALKDLKMKLSQNG; encoded by the exons ATGATCCTCATGCACATATATACATGGATTCTGAATGCCCGTTTCAGGATATTTTTAAAGCTTGCAAATGTTAAATGTCTGCTACATTATTG TTTTTTGAAGAAACTTATTCATCGGAAAATGTGGATGAGGTTAGAAACCTGCGGGTCGAGTATTTGCTCAAGCAAGAAGCGGATGAAGAAAACAAAGTTGATG GACTCTGACCCACCTCCAAGGATCACAACAAATGTTCAGCAGAATTTGCAATTTTTGAAGTTGTGGAAG GAATTCCAGAAAAGCAAATCCTGCACACCTAAGCCAGCTACTAGCTATCGTCGGAAGAAGGTGGAGAAGGAGGACCTTCCCCCAGATGCAGAGCTTTATAAGGATCCAACCTTGTCACTCTATTA TACAAGTCAGGTTGTTGATAGTGCTGTACCTGTCTTGCTTGTTGATGGTTATAATGTTTGTGGCTACTGGGTGAAACTAAAGAAGTATTTCATGGGTGGACGACTTGATGTAGCTCGGCAAAAGCTAGTTGATGAACTTGTCCAGTTCAGCTTGGTAAGAG AAGTTAAGGTGGTGGCTGTATTTGATGCTATGCTGTCTGGACTACCTACCCACAAGGAAACTTTTGCTGG GGTGGACATAGTTTTCTCTGGGGATTCGTGTGCTGATTCATGGATAGAAAAAGAG GTTGTTGCGTTGAGGGAAGATGGCTGTCCAAAGGTTTGGGTAGTGACATCTGATCATGCCCAACAACATGCAGCTCATGGAGCG GGAGCATTTGTTTGGAGCAGCAAAGCACTGGTTACTGAG AATTGGCAGCAAGTGGGACAAACGGGAACCTGGCGGCTGGCGCGCAACGCCAGAACCAGCGCGTGTCAAACAGATTCCATAGATCTTGACAAGAAGATCAAG ATTAAGGCTTCAAAGAAGGAGATGGAGAAAATGCTTCAAGAGCAAAG ATCGACTTCCATGCAAGGGAAATTGCTAAAACACAACCTGGACATAGAGGTTGTAGATGCTTTGAAGGACCTTAAGATGAAGTTGTCCCAGAATGGATAA
- the LOC110775896 gene encoding uncharacterized protein isoform X3, with the protein MRHPLAAPPLSTARTSRRCFPVRSAPFFLPLVLSISFSSSLLPAQVSHHHHQRTPPPLRHPPHRAISRRPPCCCASLPAGQHFSPSFFCFLKKLIHRKMWMRLETCGSSICSSKKRMKKTKLMDSDPPPRITTNVQQNLQFLKLWKEFQKSKSCTPKPATSYRRKKVEKEDLPPDAELYKDPTLSLYYTSQVVDSAVPVLLVDGYNVCGYWVKLKKYFMGGRLDVARQKLVDELVQFSLVREVKVVAVFDAMLSGLPTHKETFAGVDIVFSGDSCADSWIEKEVVALREDGCPKVWVVTSDHAQQHAAHGAGAFVWSSKALVTEIKASKKEMEKMLQEQRSTSMQGKLLKHNLDIEVVDALKDLKMKLSQNG; encoded by the exons ATGCGCCACCCCCTTGCCGCGCCACCGCTGTCCACCGCCCGCACTAGCCGTCGTTGTTTCCCAGTCAGGTCGGCACCCTTCTTCCTCCCTCTCGTTCTTTCCATCTCTTTTTCCTCCTCTTTACTCCCTGCGCAAgtcagccaccaccaccaccagcgcACGCCACCACCTCTGCGCCACCCGCCACACCGTGCCATCAGCCGTCGACCGCCCTGCTGCTGCGCCTCCCTGCCCGCCGGCCAGCACTTCTCCCCCTCttttttttg TTTTTTGAAGAAACTTATTCATCGGAAAATGTGGATGAGGTTAGAAACCTGCGGGTCGAGTATTTGCTCAAGCAAGAAGCGGATGAAGAAAACAAAGTTGATG GACTCTGACCCACCTCCAAGGATCACAACAAATGTTCAGCAGAATTTGCAATTTTTGAAGTTGTGGAAG GAATTCCAGAAAAGCAAATCCTGCACACCTAAGCCAGCTACTAGCTATCGTCGGAAGAAGGTGGAGAAGGAGGACCTTCCCCCAGATGCAGAGCTTTATAAGGATCCAACCTTGTCACTCTATTA TACAAGTCAGGTTGTTGATAGTGCTGTACCTGTCTTGCTTGTTGATGGTTATAATGTTTGTGGCTACTGGGTGAAACTAAAGAAGTATTTCATGGGTGGACGACTTGATGTAGCTCGGCAAAAGCTAGTTGATGAACTTGTCCAGTTCAGCTTGGTAAGAG AAGTTAAGGTGGTGGCTGTATTTGATGCTATGCTGTCTGGACTACCTACCCACAAGGAAACTTTTGCTGG GGTGGACATAGTTTTCTCTGGGGATTCGTGTGCTGATTCATGGATAGAAAAAGAG GTTGTTGCGTTGAGGGAAGATGGCTGTCCAAAGGTTTGGGTAGTGACATCTGATCATGCCCAACAACATGCAGCTCATGGAGCG GGAGCATTTGTTTGGAGCAGCAAAGCACTGGTTACTGAG ATTAAGGCTTCAAAGAAGGAGATGGAGAAAATGCTTCAAGAGCAAAG ATCGACTTCCATGCAAGGGAAATTGCTAAAACACAACCTGGACATAGAGGTTGTAGATGCTTTGAAGGACCTTAAGATGAAGTTGTCCCAGAATGGATAA
- the LOC110775896 gene encoding uncharacterized protein isoform X5, whose translation MLFPLASLSWLGISRNLNLNLLSFLKKLIHRKMWMRLETCGSSICSSKKRMKKTKLMDSDPPPRITTNVQQNLQFLKLWKEFQKSKSCTPKPATSYRRKKVEKEDLPPDAELYKDPTLSLYYTSQVVDSAVPVLLVDGYNVCGYWVKLKKYFMGGRLDVARQKLVDELVQFSLVREVKVVAVFDAMLSGLPTHKETFAGVDIVFSGDSCADSWIEKEVVALREDGCPKVWVVTSDHAQQHAAHGAGAFVWSSKALVTENWQQVGQTGTWRLARNARTSACQTDSIDLDKKIKIKASKKEMEKMLQEQRSTSMQGKLLKHNLDIEVVDALKDLKMKLSQNG comes from the exons ATGCTTTTCCCTCTGGCATCATTATCGTGGCTGGGAATTTCAAGAAATCTCAATCTCAATCTTCTAAG TTTTTTGAAGAAACTTATTCATCGGAAAATGTGGATGAGGTTAGAAACCTGCGGGTCGAGTATTTGCTCAAGCAAGAAGCGGATGAAGAAAACAAAGTTGATG GACTCTGACCCACCTCCAAGGATCACAACAAATGTTCAGCAGAATTTGCAATTTTTGAAGTTGTGGAAG GAATTCCAGAAAAGCAAATCCTGCACACCTAAGCCAGCTACTAGCTATCGTCGGAAGAAGGTGGAGAAGGAGGACCTTCCCCCAGATGCAGAGCTTTATAAGGATCCAACCTTGTCACTCTATTA TACAAGTCAGGTTGTTGATAGTGCTGTACCTGTCTTGCTTGTTGATGGTTATAATGTTTGTGGCTACTGGGTGAAACTAAAGAAGTATTTCATGGGTGGACGACTTGATGTAGCTCGGCAAAAGCTAGTTGATGAACTTGTCCAGTTCAGCTTGGTAAGAG AAGTTAAGGTGGTGGCTGTATTTGATGCTATGCTGTCTGGACTACCTACCCACAAGGAAACTTTTGCTGG GGTGGACATAGTTTTCTCTGGGGATTCGTGTGCTGATTCATGGATAGAAAAAGAG GTTGTTGCGTTGAGGGAAGATGGCTGTCCAAAGGTTTGGGTAGTGACATCTGATCATGCCCAACAACATGCAGCTCATGGAGCG GGAGCATTTGTTTGGAGCAGCAAAGCACTGGTTACTGAG AATTGGCAGCAAGTGGGACAAACGGGAACCTGGCGGCTGGCGCGCAACGCCAGAACCAGCGCGTGTCAAACAGATTCCATAGATCTTGACAAGAAGATCAAG ATTAAGGCTTCAAAGAAGGAGATGGAGAAAATGCTTCAAGAGCAAAG ATCGACTTCCATGCAAGGGAAATTGCTAAAACACAACCTGGACATAGAGGTTGTAGATGCTTTGAAGGACCTTAAGATGAAGTTGTCCCAGAATGGATAA
- the LOC110775896 gene encoding uncharacterized protein isoform X6, giving the protein MRHPLAAPPLSTARTSRRCFPVRSAPFFLPLVLSISFSSSLLPAQVSHHHHQRTPPPLRHPPHRAISRRPPCCCASLPAGQHFSPSFFCFLKKLIHRKMWMRLETCGSSICSSKKRMKKTKLMDSDPPPRITTNVQQNLQFLKLWKEFQKSKSCTPKPATSYRRKKVEKEDLPPDAELYKDPTLSLYYTSQVVDSAVPVLLVDGYNVCGYWVKLKKYFMGGRLDVARQKLVDELVQFSLVREVKVVAVFDAMLSGLPTHKETFAGVDIVFSGDSCADSWIEKEVVALREDGCPKVWVVTSDHAQQHAAHGAGAFVWSSKALVTEV; this is encoded by the exons ATGCGCCACCCCCTTGCCGCGCCACCGCTGTCCACCGCCCGCACTAGCCGTCGTTGTTTCCCAGTCAGGTCGGCACCCTTCTTCCTCCCTCTCGTTCTTTCCATCTCTTTTTCCTCCTCTTTACTCCCTGCGCAAgtcagccaccaccaccaccagcgcACGCCACCACCTCTGCGCCACCCGCCACACCGTGCCATCAGCCGTCGACCGCCCTGCTGCTGCGCCTCCCTGCCCGCCGGCCAGCACTTCTCCCCCTCttttttttg TTTTTTGAAGAAACTTATTCATCGGAAAATGTGGATGAGGTTAGAAACCTGCGGGTCGAGTATTTGCTCAAGCAAGAAGCGGATGAAGAAAACAAAGTTGATG GACTCTGACCCACCTCCAAGGATCACAACAAATGTTCAGCAGAATTTGCAATTTTTGAAGTTGTGGAAG GAATTCCAGAAAAGCAAATCCTGCACACCTAAGCCAGCTACTAGCTATCGTCGGAAGAAGGTGGAGAAGGAGGACCTTCCCCCAGATGCAGAGCTTTATAAGGATCCAACCTTGTCACTCTATTA TACAAGTCAGGTTGTTGATAGTGCTGTACCTGTCTTGCTTGTTGATGGTTATAATGTTTGTGGCTACTGGGTGAAACTAAAGAAGTATTTCATGGGTGGACGACTTGATGTAGCTCGGCAAAAGCTAGTTGATGAACTTGTCCAGTTCAGCTTGGTAAGAG AAGTTAAGGTGGTGGCTGTATTTGATGCTATGCTGTCTGGACTACCTACCCACAAGGAAACTTTTGCTGG GGTGGACATAGTTTTCTCTGGGGATTCGTGTGCTGATTCATGGATAGAAAAAGAG GTTGTTGCGTTGAGGGAAGATGGCTGTCCAAAGGTTTGGGTAGTGACATCTGATCATGCCCAACAACATGCAGCTCATGGAGCG GGAGCATTTGTTTGGAGCAGCAAAGCACTGGTTACTGAG GTTTGA
- the LOC110775896 gene encoding uncharacterized protein isoform X2, which translates to MRHPLAAPPLSTARTSRRCFPVRSAPFFLPLVLSISFSSSLLPAQVSHHHHQRTPPPLRHPPHRAISRRPPCCCASLPAGQHFSPSFFCFLKKLIHRKMWMRLETCGSSICSSKKRMKKTKLMDSDPPPRITTNVQQNLQFLKLWKEFQKSKSCTPKPATSYRRKKVEKEDLPPDAELYKDPTLSLYYTSQVVDSAVPVLLVDGYNVCGYWVKLKKYFMGGRLDVARQKLVDELVQFSLVREVKVVAVFDAMLSGLPTHKETFAGVDIVFSGDSCADSWIEKEVVALREDGCPKVWVVTSDHAQQHAAHGAGAFVWSSKALVTEQVGQTGTWRLARNARTSACQTDSIDLDKKIKIKASKKEMEKMLQEQRSTSMQGKLLKHNLDIEVVDALKDLKMKLSQNG; encoded by the exons ATGCGCCACCCCCTTGCCGCGCCACCGCTGTCCACCGCCCGCACTAGCCGTCGTTGTTTCCCAGTCAGGTCGGCACCCTTCTTCCTCCCTCTCGTTCTTTCCATCTCTTTTTCCTCCTCTTTACTCCCTGCGCAAgtcagccaccaccaccaccagcgcACGCCACCACCTCTGCGCCACCCGCCACACCGTGCCATCAGCCGTCGACCGCCCTGCTGCTGCGCCTCCCTGCCCGCCGGCCAGCACTTCTCCCCCTCttttttttg TTTTTTGAAGAAACTTATTCATCGGAAAATGTGGATGAGGTTAGAAACCTGCGGGTCGAGTATTTGCTCAAGCAAGAAGCGGATGAAGAAAACAAAGTTGATG GACTCTGACCCACCTCCAAGGATCACAACAAATGTTCAGCAGAATTTGCAATTTTTGAAGTTGTGGAAG GAATTCCAGAAAAGCAAATCCTGCACACCTAAGCCAGCTACTAGCTATCGTCGGAAGAAGGTGGAGAAGGAGGACCTTCCCCCAGATGCAGAGCTTTATAAGGATCCAACCTTGTCACTCTATTA TACAAGTCAGGTTGTTGATAGTGCTGTACCTGTCTTGCTTGTTGATGGTTATAATGTTTGTGGCTACTGGGTGAAACTAAAGAAGTATTTCATGGGTGGACGACTTGATGTAGCTCGGCAAAAGCTAGTTGATGAACTTGTCCAGTTCAGCTTGGTAAGAG AAGTTAAGGTGGTGGCTGTATTTGATGCTATGCTGTCTGGACTACCTACCCACAAGGAAACTTTTGCTGG GGTGGACATAGTTTTCTCTGGGGATTCGTGTGCTGATTCATGGATAGAAAAAGAG GTTGTTGCGTTGAGGGAAGATGGCTGTCCAAAGGTTTGGGTAGTGACATCTGATCATGCCCAACAACATGCAGCTCATGGAGCG GGAGCATTTGTTTGGAGCAGCAAAGCACTGGTTACTGAG CAAGTGGGACAAACGGGAACCTGGCGGCTGGCGCGCAACGCCAGAACCAGCGCGTGTCAAACAGATTCCATAGATCTTGACAAGAAGATCAAG ATTAAGGCTTCAAAGAAGGAGATGGAGAAAATGCTTCAAGAGCAAAG ATCGACTTCCATGCAAGGGAAATTGCTAAAACACAACCTGGACATAGAGGTTGTAGATGCTTTGAAGGACCTTAAGATGAAGTTGTCCCAGAATGGATAA